One genomic segment of Synechocystis sp. LKSZ1 includes these proteins:
- the rfbD gene encoding dTDP-4-dehydrorhamnose reductase has protein sequence MAKILLLGAAGQVGQALQSSLASLGEVQGLTRQDLDLIDLSALRQRINQIQPTVIVNAAAYTAVDQAEAEPALAHRLNAQLPGVLAEQALALGAYLVHLSTDYVFDGRKNTPYLERDVTHPLGVYGQSKLAGERQIEALGGDYLILRTAWVYGAAGKGNFVKTMLRLAQEQDTLKIVVDQVGSPTWTQDLAQALAILLPQRPQGIYHCTDSGVASWYDFAVAIVEEAQTLGILAQTPQIIPITTAEYPTLARRPAYSVLSGQKITAALNYSLPHWRQSLRAMLRSLI, from the coding sequence ATGGCCAAAATCCTCCTCCTGGGAGCCGCTGGGCAGGTCGGTCAAGCCTTGCAATCTAGCCTTGCTTCCCTAGGAGAGGTACAGGGCCTGACTCGCCAAGACCTAGATCTAATCGATCTATCGGCCCTACGCCAACGGATTAACCAGATACAACCCACCGTCATCGTTAATGCCGCGGCCTACACTGCTGTCGATCAAGCGGAGGCGGAACCGGCCCTGGCTCACCGACTGAATGCTCAACTGCCTGGGGTTTTAGCCGAGCAGGCCCTGGCCCTGGGGGCCTACCTCGTCCATCTATCGACGGACTACGTTTTTGATGGCCGTAAAAATACCCCCTACCTCGAAAGGGATGTCACCCATCCCTTGGGGGTCTATGGCCAGAGCAAGTTAGCAGGGGAACGGCAGATTGAGGCTCTGGGGGGAGACTATCTAATCCTGAGGACAGCCTGGGTCTATGGGGCTGCTGGTAAAGGCAATTTTGTCAAAACGATGCTTCGTCTGGCTCAGGAACAAGACACCTTAAAAATCGTGGTGGATCAGGTAGGCAGTCCGACCTGGACTCAAGACCTAGCCCAGGCCCTAGCCATCCTCCTTCCTCAGCGGCCCCAGGGCATTTATCACTGTACAGATAGCGGTGTAGCCAGTTGGTACGACTTTGCGGTGGCTATTGTTGAAGAAGCTCAGACCCTGGGAATCCTGGCCCAGACGCCTCAAATCATTCCCATTACCACAGCGGAATATCCTACCCTAGCCCGTCGCCCTGCCTATTCTGTCCTATCGGGACAAAAAATAACGGCGGCCTTAAACTATTCCCTACCCCATTGGCGACAATCCCTACGGGCTATGCTCCGTAGTCTGATTTGA